From the Arvicola amphibius chromosome 2, mArvAmp1.2, whole genome shotgun sequence genome, one window contains:
- the LOC119807489 gene encoding 39S ribosomal protein L30, mitochondrial: MAGVLRSVFQRPPGRLLTVKKGVESLIGTDWIRHKFTRSRIPDKVFQPKPEDHEKYGGDPQHPHKLHIVTRIKSTKRRPYWEKDTIKMLGLQKAHTPQIHKNIPSVNAKLKVVKHLIRIQPLKLPQGLPTEETMSSTCLKSTGELMVQWHLKPVEQEAKS; this comes from the coding sequence ATGGCTGGTGTTTTGCGTTCAGTATTTCAGAGGCCTCCAGGCAGACTGCTAACTGTGAAGAAAGGTGTGGAATCTCTCATTGGTACAGATTGGATTCGTCACAAATTTACCAGATCAAGGATTCCAGATAAAGTGTTTCAGCCTAAACCTGAAGATCATGAAAAATATGGTGGGGACCCCCAGCACCCTCATAAACTACATATTGTTACAagaataaaaagtacaaaaaggCGCCCATACTGGGAAAAGGATACAATCAAGATGCTTGGCCTACAGAAGGCACACACCCCTCAAATTCACAAGAACATCCCTTCAGTGAATGCAAAGTTGAAAGTAGTTAAACACTTGATACGTATCCAGCCCCTGAAGCTGCCACAAGGACTTCCCACAGAAGAGACCATGTCTAGCACGTGCCTCAAGAGCACTGGGGAATTGATGGTACAGTGGCATCTGAAGCCTGTGGAGCAGGAAGCAAAGTCTTGA